Proteins from a single region of Lampris incognitus isolate fLamInc1 chromosome 16, fLamInc1.hap2, whole genome shotgun sequence:
- the srp14 gene encoding signal recognition particle 14 kDa protein, protein MVLLENDSFLTELTRLFQKCRNSGSVVITLKKYDGRTKPVPRKGHSESFEPVDNKCLLRASDGKKKISTVVSTKEVIKFQMAYSNLLRAHMDGLKKRDKKSKTKKTKATQ, encoded by the exons ATGGTGCTACTTGAAAATGACTCG TTTCTGACAGAGCTCACGAGGCTGTTCCAGAAATGCAGGAACTCGGGTAGTGTTGTCATCACATTAAAAAAAT ACGATGGGAGGACTAAACCCGTCCCTAGAAAGGGCCATTCAGAGTCATTCGAGCCAGTAGACAACAAGTGTCTCCTCAGGGCCTCAGATGGCAAGAAGAAAATTAGCACAGTG GTCAGTACCAAAGAAGTTATCAAGTTTCAAATG GCATACTCCAACCTCCTCAGAGCTCACATGGATGGGCTGAAGAAGAGGGACAAGAAAAGCAAAACCAAGAAGACCAAAGCCACTCAATGA